DNA from Candidatus Neomarinimicrobiota bacterium:
GGAATTCGCCCCGGAATGAGTGCAACTGCTAACATCATTACCGATAAAAAAGACAATGTTTTAACTGTTCCCATTCAAAGTTTAACAGTACGCCCCGAAGGATCAGAAAATATGAGGTTTGAAAAAAACAAGGGTTCAGACAAAAATGATGAATCAAAGAGACAAAAAGCTAAAAAAATGGAAGAATTGGTATTTATTGTTGCAGAAAAACCCGAGGGTGTTCTTAGAAATGGAACCGTGTCGGAAATGGATGAAAAATTACTGAAAAAAATCAAAATTAGTAAGGACGAGAAAGTAGTTCATATCCGACCTGTACATGTGGGGATTTCTTCCGAAACCCATTACGAAGTGCTAAGCGGCATCGATGAAGGCGAAGAAATTGTTACAGGAAGTTATCGCGCTATCAGCAAGGATTTATCTCATAATAAAGTGGTGAAAACCGGGGATAATGAAAAGAACGATAAAAGTGGTTTCAGCATTAAAATCGGTTCAAACAAATCCGGTGATTAAACTGAATTATTATTATTGTGCCTGATCTCATTTATTTAAAAGAAATTAAACGCCATTATGATGTAGGCGGAGAAGTGGTTCGTGCATTAGATGGTATTGATCTCACCATCAATCATAATGAATATATTTCAATTATGGGACCTTCAGGTTCCGGAAAATCAACGCTCATGAACATGATTGGCTGTTTAGATTCTCCCACAGAAGGCATTTATGAATTTGAGGGCGAACTCGTCCATGAAATGGATGATAATCAATTGGCTTCGATTCGAAACCGAAAAATTGGGTTTGTATTTCAAACGTTTAATTTACTACCCAAAGCCACTGCCCTTCGCAATGTGGAAGTTCCACTTATATATGCAAACATTCCCAAAAATGATCGGATTGAAAAAGCGAAAACATCACTGATTGCCGTTGGATTAGAAGAACGCATGCATCATAAACCTAATGAGCTTTCCGGTGGACAACGTCAGCGTGTAGCCATTGCAAGAGCATTGGTAAATGATCCATCTATCATTTTAGCAGATGAACCAACCGGGAATTTGGATTCAAAGAGTGGTGTGGAAATCATGAAGATATTAGATAAACTGCATTCTTCCGGAAATACAATCATCTTGGTAACTCATGAAGAATACATCGCAGACCATGCTGATAGAACCATACACCTTTTCGATGGAAAAATTAAAGAGGACATTACAACAGCGAAAAATAAAAGAGTGTTCTCTTGATTTCACTCTTTTGGGAAAATCTTCGCATATCGCTTAGTTCTATCTTCGGAAATAAATCTCGATCCATTTTAACAGCGTTGGGAATTATTATTGGTGTTTTATCCGTGACTCTGATGGGGACACTCATATCCGGTTTGGATCGAACATTTGAAAAGAGTATGTCTTTCCTTGGTAGAGATGTATTAATTGTAAGCCGTATGGATTGGTTCGGCGGAGACATGGATTGGTGGGAATTGAGAAATCGTCCCCGTATTAAAGAAGAATATGTTGAAAAACTCAGAGCAAAATCAAAATATATATCTGCAGTTGCTCCCATATCTGAACGAGGTGGAAGTATTATTCGAGGAGATAAACGAATTGACACTCGATTCTTTGGTACTACGCCCGAATATATGGCAACAAATGAATCTGCTGATGTAACAAACGGACGATATTTTACTGACGGAGAAAATAGGTCAGGAACTCGCGTGATGGTGATTGGTAGAGATGTAGCAGATGGCTTATTCCCAGATGAAGATCCAATCGATAAGTATGTCAAAATAGGATCTCATAAATTTCGAGTTATCGGAGTGTTGAAAAAGCAGGGAAAATTTATGGGTTTGTTTAGTCTAGATAACCAAGCTGTTTTACCGTATGGAACCTATCAGCGACTATTCGCTCGTCGAGGTTG
Protein-coding regions in this window:
- a CDS encoding FtsX-like permease family protein, with translation MISLFWENLRISLSSIFGNKSRSILTALGIIIGVLSVTLMGTLISGLDRTFEKSMSFLGRDVLIVSRMDWFGGDMDWWELRNRPRIKEEYVEKLRAKSKYISAVAPISERGGSIIRGDKRIDTRFFGTTPEYMATNESADVTNGRYFTDGENRSGTRVMVIGRDVADGLFPDEDPIDKYVKIGSHKFRVIGVLKKQGKFMGLFSLDNQAVLPYGTYQRLFARRGWMSVRIKLNTENYDEAKEEIYGIMRQIRALKPQEKDDFAINQSATMEAQYKTIKLAIGGTGLFITALSLIVGGIGIMNIMFVSVKERTREIGVRKALGATQSMILGQFLMEAVLICLIAGLLGMGLAGGLSLLINQFFPSSMPIGLAIGSIMLSVIIGIVSGLVPSYQAARLDPIDALRYE
- a CDS encoding ABC transporter ATP-binding protein; amino-acid sequence: MPDLIYLKEIKRHYDVGGEVVRALDGIDLTINHNEYISIMGPSGSGKSTLMNMIGCLDSPTEGIYEFEGELVHEMDDNQLASIRNRKIGFVFQTFNLLPKATALRNVEVPLIYANIPKNDRIEKAKTSLIAVGLEERMHHKPNELSGGQRQRVAIARALVNDPSIILADEPTGNLDSKSGVEIMKILDKLHSSGNTIILVTHEEYIADHADRTIHLFDGKIKEDITTAKNKRVFS